In the Flavobacterium sp. 90 genome, CGGAATGGCAAATTGCTATCGAATTACAAAATAAATTCCCTGATTTACCATTAATCATCGATCCATCTCACATTACAGGAGATCGTAAAATGATTTTTGAAGTAACGCAAGAGGCTTTAGATTTGAACTACGATGGTATGATTATCGAAACGCACTACGATCCGGACAACGCTTGGTCTGATGCTGCTCAACAAGTTACTCCAGACGCTTTGAAACAAATCATTAAAGATTTGACGATTAGAAAAACGGATGATACTACAGATGAGTACAGTCAAAAAATGACTAAACTAAGAGCTAACATCGATGTTCTTGATGCTAACTTATTAGAGTTATTAGGAAAACGTATGAAAGTAGCTGACGAAATTGGTCAGGTGAAAAAAGATGCAAACGTAGCGATTCTTCAAAACAATCGTTGGAATGAAATCTTAGGAAAAATGATTCTTGAAGGTGAGAAAAAAGGTCTTACTGAAGAGTTTGTTTTAAGAATGTTCAAAGCAATTCACCAGGAAAGTATTGGTCACCAAGAGAAAATTTTCAACGCATAATTTTCTAAAAATATATAAGAGGTATAAGTTAATTTAAGTTTTATTAAAATTAGCTCTTAAGTTTTCTTATGTCACAATATTAAAAATAGATTGTTTTTTTTAAATCCCTATTTCTTCGAAAGAAGATTTGGGGATTTTTACATTATATAACATAGCCCAAGGTTTCAACCTTGGGAAGTGTAATGTTTGTTTTAAACCATTTCTTAAGGTTAAAACTGTGGGTTGTGGTTAAAATTATTCATTTATCTTTGCAAAGATTTAAGAGTGGAATCTAAACTCTAAAATCAGCAATCTAAAATTAAAGAATGACAGGACTCGTATATAAATCTACAGGAAGTTGGTACACGGTAAAATCTGAAAAAGGTGATTTTATAGAATGCCGTATGAAAGGGAAGTTTAGGATGAAAGGTATTAAAAGTACAAATCCTATTGCTGTGGGCGATATTGTAGATTATGAATTGGAAGAAACTTCAGATGCTGTAACGGGAACCATTTTTAATATTCACGAAAGAAAGAATTACATCGTTCGTAAATCGGTTAATTTATCGCATCAAATGCATATTATTGCGTCGAATATTGATCGCGTTTTTTTATTGATTACAATTAATAATCCACCAACAACCTTCAACTTTATTGATCGTTTTTTAGTAACTGCCGAAGCTTATAATATTGAAACTATTCTGGTATTTAATAAAATAGATACTTTTGATGAACCTACTCTTGAGGATCAATTGTATATGCAATATGTTTATCAGCAAATAGGTTATAAATGTCTTCGCGTTTCTTCGACTGAAATGAAAGGAGTTGAAGAATTAAAAGAAATGATGATTGGTAAAGTAAGCATGTTTTCAGGACATTCAGGTGTAGGGAAATCGACTTTGGTAAACGCAATGGAACCGTCTTTACATCTTAAAACCAAAAATATTTCTGAAGCCAGTAAACAAGGACAACACACGACGACTTTTGCCGAAATGTATGATTTATCTTTTAATGCAAAAATTATCGATACTCCGGGAATTAAAGGTTTTGGAATTGTTGATATGGAAAAAGAAGAAATCAGCGGTTATTTTCCTGAGTTTTTTAAATTAAAAGACCAATGTAAGTTTAACAATTGTCTACATAAAGAAGAACCGCATTGCGCTATTAAAGCTGCTTTAGAAAAAGACGAGATCGCTTGGTCACGTTACAATAGTTACTTAAAGATCTTGGAAGGCGATGACGAAAATTATCGTACGGATTCTTATGATGAAGATCGAAAAGCAAGTGACGAACTTAGAAAGTAATTGTTAATTATCAATTGTTGATTGTTAATTCCAAATCAAAAATTATCGACAAATTTTGACTGTAGAGATACATCGCATTGTATATAATGTTAGAATTTAAAATCTGTTTAATCCGTGTAATCTGTGGCCAATAAACTCCGCTGCATTAGATCAAAATAAAAATGAGAATTGTACTTCAAAGAGTTTCCGAGGCGTCTGTAACAGTAGAAGGCCAAAAAACAGCAGATATTCAAAAAGGATTATTGGTTTTAGTCGGAATTGAAGATGCCGACACTCAGGAAGATATTGATTGGCTTGTTGGGAAAATCATTAAAATGAGAATTTTTGGTGACGAAAATGATATAATGAACTGCTCAGTTCAGGATATTGATGGCGATATTATAGTTGTAAGCCAGTTTACACTTCATGCTTCTACAAAAAAAGGCAACCGTCCTTCTTATATAAAAGCTGCAAAACCTGAATTTGCGATTCCGATGTATGAAAATTTTGTAAAATCATTAGAAAAAGATTTTGATAAAAAAGTACAAACCGGAATTTTTGGTGCTGATATGAAGGTTAATCTCTTAAATGACGGGCCTGTAACAATTTTAATGGACAGCAAAAACCGAGATTAAAAAATAATTAGAGAAAGATTAAAAAATTCTTACACTAGTGTTAAAGGTTTCTAAAAATAATATATATTTGGCGAAATTACTTACTAATGAAAACTTCTGTTTTTGCGTTACTTTTCTTCTTTGTTACGCTTATTTCTTCTGCCCAAAAAGGCGAATATCCTGTTTCAAAAATCTCCGATAGTCTTAAAGAAAATGCCAATGCTGTAGTCCGTTTAGATCAAATGGATATTATTATTGCTTCACAGCGTAATATGACTTTGAAAACGCAGAGAGTTGTAACGGTTTTAAATGAAAAGGGTCTTGAGGATATCAATGCATTTCAGCATTATGATAAAACAACCGGTATCAAAAGTATCGAAGCAGTTGTTTACGATGAACTTGGTAATGAAATCAAAAAGATTAGAAAAAAAGATTTTAAAGATCAAAGTGCTGTTAGCGGAAGTACTCTTTTTTCAGATAGTAGAATAATTTATTTAGATTATACTCCAATTTCATATCCATTTACAATTATATATTCCAGCGAAGTCGAAACTTCAAACACTGCTTTTATTCCAAAATGGTATTTTTTAAGCGGTTATAATGTAAGTATAGAGAAATCCATCTTAAATGTTTCTTATCCAAATAACCTGGGATTTAAAAAGAAAGAATTTCAATTTTCTGATTTTAAAATAAATAAAACGGTAGACAGCGATACAAAACTTAGTTATAATGCTGTAAATATTTATGCCAGAAAAGGAGAAGATTACAGTCCTTCGGCAGAAGATCTTTTTCCTAAAGTTATGATGGGATTGGAGCATTTTCATCTAGAAGGTGTAGACGGAACTGCGACAACATGGGAAGCATTTGGTAAATGGTACAGCGAAAAAATTCTTGCGGGAACAACAGTCTTACCCGAAGAAACTGTAACGAAAATAAAAGCCTTGGTTGGTGATGAAAAAGATCCAATAAAAAAAGCAAAAATTATCTACGACTATGTTCAGAAAAAATCAAGATATGTAAATATTGCGATTGGTATTGGAGGCTGGAAACCTATGCTTGCTTCTGATGTAGATCGATTGGGATATGGAGATTGTAAAGCATTGTCAAATTACACAAAAGCACTTTTACAGACAGTCGACGTTCCTTCGTATAATACTATTTTATATGGAGATCGTTACAAGTCGAATATCCAATCTGATTTTGTTTCGATGCAGGGAAATCACATGATATTAGCAATTCCAAATGGAAATAATTATACATTTCTTGAATGTACAAGTCAGGATGATCCGTTTGGGTATCAAGGTACTTTTACAGACGACCGAGATGTTTTGGTTGTTAAGCCAGAAGGAGGAGTAATTGTTAGAACTACAATTTATGCTGATCCGGGTAATACACAAAAAGATAAAGGCTTTTATACTATTGATGAAAATGGAAATTTCTCCGGAGCAATTTCTGTTATTTCAGAAGGTTCACAATATAGTTCTAAAGCACAAGTTGAAACTTTACAGCCAACAGAAAAAGAAGCTCATTACAAGAAATATTGGGATAATATCAATAATTTGAAATTGGGGAAAATAACTTTTACAAACGATAAAGAAAATATTCGTTTTACAGAAGATATTCAGGTTAGTGCAATAAGTTACGCGACAATTTCTGCTAATAAGATGATTTTTGCAATTGATGCGTTCAATCAAAGTTCAGGTAATGTAAAAAGAATCCGAAATAGAAAGAATCCATTTCAAATTCAACGTGGTTATTTAGATACTGATGAAATCGAAATTAATCTGCCAACAGGTTTTTCCATTGAATTTTTGCCTGCAAATTTTGAACTAAAAGGCAAATTTGGAGAATACAAAACCGAAATCATTAAAAAAGAAAATAACAAACTGACCTACAAACGCTCTATGTTTTTAAATAAGGGAAAATATTCAAACAAAGAATACGATGAATATCGCCTTTTTATGGAACAAGTGTCAAAAAACGATAATGCCAAAATTATATTAACCAAGAATTAATTAAGAACTAATCAAATGAAATTTATTAAACTTTTTAGTCTTTCAATCCTTTTGTTGTTTATCTCAAAAGTAACAGCACAAGAATTTAAATTAGGAAAAGTATCTATTGCAGAACTGGAACAAAAAGTGCATCCTAAAGATTCGTCTGCAGTTGCCGCAATATTGTATAAAAAAGGAGAAGTAAGAATTGAATACGATCAAAATGAAGGATTTGTCACCTTCACAGATGTTGAAACCAGAATTAAAATTTACAAAAAAGAGGGTTATAATTGGGCTACTCAAGCAGTTTGGTATTATAACCAAAGTAGTTTTAAGGAACGAGTGTTTTTTACAGATGCGGTTACCTATAATTTAGTAAATGGTAAAATTGAAAAAACAAAGCTTAAAAGTGATGGTACTTTTGATGAAGTTTTAAATAAATATAGAGGGCAAAAAAAGATTACAATGCCTAATGTTAAAGAAGGATCTGTAATTGAGTTTAGATATACAATTAAATGTCCAAGTGACAGAATAATCAGAGATTGGGATTTTCAAACCTCTATTCCAGTAAATTACTCTGAATTTTCGACTTTTATTCCTGAATATTATGTTTTTAATTTAAGACAAAAAGGGTATATTTTTCCTAAAACTACTACAGTGAAAAATCCTAAATCAGTAGTGCTAACAAGCAAGGAAAGATCAGATAATGGGAATGTTTCTCATACTACTTTTTCAACAGGTAAGCTTGATTATGTAGAAACTCAAACGACATTTAAAGCAGTAGATTTTCCGGCAATGAAAGAAGAATCTTTTGTAAATAATATTGATAACTATCTTTCAAGTGTTGCACATGAATTATCGATGATAAAATATCCTAATTCAACAATGAAAGAATATTCAACAGATTGGAATTCGGTAGTTAAAACGATATACGACTATGATGATTTTGGACCTGAATTGAATAAAACAGGATATTTTGAAGATAATCTAAAAACGCTTCTGGTAGGAAAAAATACTCCTGAAGAAAAAATACAAACAATTTTAAGTTATGTACAATCCAATGTAAAATGGAATGGTTACATGGGCTATAGTTGTGATAGTGGAGTTAAAAAAGCGTATAAGGAAAAAACAGGAAATATAGCGGATATTAATTTAATGCTTACGGCTATGTTACGTTATTCCGGTTTAACAGCAAACCCGGTTTTAGTAAGTACACGTTCAAACGGAATCGCGCTATTCCCAAATAGAAATGCTTTTAATTATGTAATTGCAGCAGTTGAAACAGAGCAGGGAAATATTTTAATTGATGCAAGTGAGAAATTTTCTACTCCAAATGTCTTGCCTTTAAGAGTTTTAAACTGGTCTGGAAGATTGATTAGAAAAGATGGTACATCTCAGGAAATTGATTTAATGCCAAGTAAACCATCGAGCGACAATGTTTTCATGAATTATAGTATTGATGCTGACGGTAAAGTAACCGGAAAAACCAGAAGACAAAGTACAGATTATAATGCGATGATTACCAGAGATAATATGAGTAGTGTAAAAGAAGAAGAATATCTGGAGAAGCTTGAAAATTCAAATAATAAAATTGAGATTAGCGAATATATCAGAACAAACGAAAAAGACATTTTGTTGCCAACAATAGAAACATATTCGTTTACAGGAAATAATTTGTGTGAGGTAATTGGAGGGAAAATCTATGTAAGTCCAATGTTGTTTTTTACTAATGATGAAAATCCATTTAAACAAGAAGTTCGTGAATATCCGGTAGATTTTAGTTATCCTTTTTTAGATAAATATAATATTACAATTCAAATTCCAGAAGGATTTGCTGTTGAAACTTTGCCTGCACCGGCAATTCTTAATATGGAAGATAATTTAGGAACTTTTAAATTTAATATTGCGGCCAGTGGCAATGCATTACAGTTGAGTATCGCACATCAAATAAATGATGCTGTAGTTTCTGCTGAAAAATATGAAATGCTAAAAGAATATTACAAAGTAATGATTGCCAAAGAAACAGAAAAGATCGTTTTAAAGAGAATATAACATGAAATCTCAAAGTATAGTAATCGTTTTTTTATTTTCAATTTTAAGTGTTTCTAAAATAAATGCGCAAAATCAGGAATTAGGGAAAGTTACTATTGCTGAATTACAGGAAAAAGTACATCCAAAAGATACTACTGCTCCCGCAGCAATTTTATTCAAAAAAGGAAAAACGTTTTTGACTTACAACAAAGACAGAGGATTCTCAGTAAACAACATTTATGAATTTAAGATCAAAATTTATAAAAAAGAAGGACTGGATTGGGCAAATCAAAAAGTACGTTTCTACATTGGATATGAAAGTCTAAATGAAGACAGAGTAGACTTTTCAGATGCCGTAACTTATAATTTGGAAAACGGAAAAATTGTAAAAACGAAACTTGACAATCAAGGTAGTTTTACAAAAAATATAAATAAATACTGGAGCGAAAAAATAATAACGTTACCAAATGTAAAAGAAGGCTCAATAATAGAATACAAATATGTTCTTAGATCCGAAAACATTGTTAAGCTTCCGGATTTTCAAATTCAGTATGATGTTCCGTTAAATTATTTCGAGTATAAAACCGAAATTCCGGAAATGTATATTTATAAACCAATTTTGATTGGCAGACAACCCATTGTTACTGATTCTAAATTGATTAATGCAGGTCAGAGTTTTGAAAACGAACACAATCAAACCGCCAGACTTTCGTACAGACAAATTAATTCGACCTATTCAGGAAAAGATATTCCGGCACTTACAGAAGAACCTTATGTAAATAACCCTGTTAATTACCGAGGATCAATTCAGCATGAATTAGAAAGAATTAGATATGTTGATCAGCCGGATAAAGATTATACGGTTACCTGGGAAGGTGTAGCAACAACAATTTTTAAAGATGAAAATTTTGGAAAAGAACTTAATGAAAGAAGCTTTTTCCTTCAGGATGTAAAGCGATTATTAGCTAATGTTGAAGCGCCAGGCGAAAGGTTAGATATCATCTTCAAGTTTGTTCAGAATAAAATGAATTGGAACGAAACCAGAGGATGTTATACAGATAAAGGTGTCGTAAAAGCTTATAAAGATCAGACTGGAAATGTAGCTGAAATCAATTTTATCTTGATTGATATGCTTAAAATTGCGGGTATAGATGCAAATCCGGTTTTAGTAAGTACAATCGAAAACGGAGTTCCTGTTTATCCAACACGTACAGGATTTAATTATGTAATTGCCGCTGCCGAAATCGACGGAAAACAAATACTTCTGGACGCAACTAATAAATTTACTGCGCCTAATATTTTACCATTCAATGTTATAAACTGGAAAGGAAGATTGATTAAGAAAGATGGCACTTCGCAGGAAATTAATTTAGATCCAGTTATCCCATCTCGTGAAATATCCAGTTTGATGGTTAAGATGGATGCCAAGGGAAAAATGGAAGGGAAAGTTAGAATTCAAAGAACAGACTATGACGCTTATAATTTTAGAGTTCGAAATGCAGACAAGAACGAAGAAAGCTATCTTGAAAAATTTGAAGAAGAATTAGGAGGTTTAAAAATTTCAAATTATACCGTTGAAAATAAAAAGACAAATTTATCAGGTCCGGTTTTAGAGACTTTTGCATTTACTTCAGAGAATCAATCGGATATTATAAAAGATAAAATTTTTATCAATCCGTTATTGTTTTTTACCAGAAGTAAGAATCCTTTTAAACAGGAAAACAGGCAAATGGCTATTTATTTTGGATATATTACAATGGAAAGGTTTGCTGTAAATTTAGAAATTCCCGAAGGATATATGGTAGAGTCTTTACCGGCTCCCGTTCGTGTTACCTTAGGAGATAAAGAAATAGTATTCTCACTGAACACTTCAAGTGATGGAAATAAAATTCAAATTTTGAGCACAAAAGAAATTAACAGTAGTATTTTTGCAGCTGACGCATATCAGGGATTAAAAGATCTCTTTCAGAAAATGATTGCAAGTCAGAACGAAAAAATTATTCTTAAAAAAATTTAATCATGGATTTGAAAAATGCACAACTTGATGTTGATACCTGGATAAAAGAACACGGAGTTCGCTATTTTAACGAATTGACCAATATGGCGCAGCTTACAGAAGAAGTTGGTGAAGTTGCCAGAATTATTGCACGCAGATATGGTGAACAATCTGAGAAAGAAAGTGATAAAAATAAAGATTTAGGAGAAGAATTAGCTGATGTTGTTTTTGTGGTTTTATGTCTTGCCAACCAAACAGGAATTGATTTACAAGCTGCTTTTGATAAAAAAATGGACTTAAAATCAGTTAGAGACAAGGATCGTCATAAAAACAACGATAAATTAAAATAATTGTGAAATATCACTCATAAGCTTTGAATTATGAGTTTTGAATTTTGAATTATGAGTGTGGAGTGGTAAATTGCGTGGCGAATTACGTTTCTAATCATTCCTAATTCATAAATATACAATTTACAATTAAAAAAATGAATTTACTACTCCAGACAACTCAACATAATTTACAAGGACAAATTGCTGTAACAGGATCAAAAAGCGAGACAAATCGTTTATTGTTGTTAAAAGCATTGTTTCCAAATATTACATTGGCAAATACTTCAAATTCTGATGATAGCGAAGTAATGCAAAAAGCCTTAATAGGCAATGACGAAATTGTTGACATTCATCACGCAGGAACGGCAATGCGTTTTTTGACAGCTTATTTTGCTGTTAATGAAGGTCGCGAAGTAGTGATGACAGGTTCAAGCAGAATGCAGGAACGCCCAATAAAAATTCTAGTAGAAGCTTTAGGACAATTGGGAGTTGAAATCTCTTATGAAAAAGAAGAAGGTTATCCGCCAATTAGAATTAAAGGAAAAAAAGTAACCGCTTCAAAAGTTACTTTGGCAGCAAATGTGAGCAGCCAATATATTTCGGCACTTTTACTTGTAGCTTCAAAATTAGAAAATGGTTTAGAATTGACATTAGAAGGAGAAATTACTTCCATTCCTTATATTAAAATGACTTTGGCTTTGCTAAACGATTTAGATATTCAAACCAGTTTTGAAGGAAATGTAATTAAAGTTTTTCCAAAAGCTGCAGTTGAAACCAAAGAAATGGTTGTAGAATCAGATTGGAGTTCAGCATCTTACTTTTTTAGTTTGGTAGCTTTGGCTGATACAGCTTCAATCACTTTAAGCAGTTACAAAGAAAATAGTTTACAAGGAGATTCAGAATTAGTGTCGCTTTATGAAAATCTGGGAGTGAAAACGACTTTCCAAGACAATAAAATGACTTTGGTGAAACAAGAAAATTTTAAATTCGAAACTGTAAACTTTGAATTAAATAATACCCCAGATATTGCACAAACTATCGTGGTAACTTGTTTAGGTTTGGGAATTGGCTGTCATTTAACGGGTCTTCATACTTTAAAAATCAAAGAAACAGATAGACTGGAAGCTCTTAGAATCGAGTTGACAAAACTAGGAGCAAATATTTCTGTTACCAATGATAGTTTGACTTTAACAGCTTCAGAAAATATCAATCATAATGTAAAAATTGCCACTTACAACGATCACCGTATGGCAATGGCATTTGCACCATTAGCTTTAAAAGTACCAATTATTATTGAAAATGCTGAAGTAGTTTCTAAGTCATACCCTGATTTCTGGAACGATCTAAAAGAATTAAACTTCCAAATTTCAGAATTGTAAAAATTTTAAATCATATAAGTGATATAAGTTCATTTAATAAAATGAGCATAATTTAAATAGCCCCTAGTTTTAACTAGGGGTTTTGTTTTTTGATTCTATCTAAAATCTTTGGATTTAGCCAAATAAAAACACATACATTTTTTTTAAGAATCTGGATTAAATGAACTTATATTACTTATATGGTTAAAAAAAGGATAAAAACTCCATTTTTAATCAACGCCAAGTAGTAGCAAATCAGCGACTTTTGAAAATAAACATCAAAACACTTGACAACGCCTATCTCACAGTCGTATATTTGCACACGATTAAAAATCAGGTATTCAAATAATCCGGATTGAAATCTATAACTCATAACTTTCTCAAATGAAATTATCACATTTTCAGTTTAATTTACCGAAAGAACTTTTAGCGGAATTCCCGGCAGAAAATAGAGACGAATCTCGTTTAATGGTAATCGATCGTCAAAAACAAACTATAGAACATAAAATGTTTAAAGATGTTATCAATTATTTTGATGACGGAGACGTTTTGATTCTTAACAATACTAAAGTTTTCCCTGCACGTTTGTACGGAAACAAAGAAAAAACAGGAGCAAGAATTGAGGTTTTCTTATTAAGAGAATTAAATTCAGAGCAACGTCTTTGGGACGTTTTAGTTGATCCGGCTAGAAAAATCCGTATTGGAAACAAACTTTATTTTGGTGACGACGATTCATTAGTTGCTGAGGTAATTGACAACACGACTTCTCGTGGTAGAACTTTACGTTTTTTATATGACGGTTCTTACGAAGAATTCAGAAACAAATTGACAGAACTTGGAGAAACTCCAATTCCTAAATACATCAATAGAGAAGTAACTGCAGAAGATGCTGAAAGATACCAAACTATTTATGCAAAAGAAGAAGGAGCTGTAGCTGCACCAACTGCTGGTTTACACTTCTCGAAACACCTTTTGAAAAAATTAGAAATCAAAGGAGTTAATTTTGCAGAAGTAACATTACACGTTGGTTTAGGAACTTTTAATCCGGTTGAGGTTGAAGATTTATCAAAACACAAAATGGATTCTGAGGAATTGATTATTAATCAGGAAGCATGTGATATTGTAAATGCTGCAAAAGCAAGCAGAAAACGTATTTGTGCTGTTGGAACAACTTCAATGCGTGCAATTGAAAGTTCTGTTTCTTCTCAAAATACTTTAAATCCTTATGAAGGATGGACAAATAAATTTATTTTCCCTCCTCATGATTTTAGTATTGCAAACTGTATGATTACAAATTTCCATACACCAAAATCAACATTATTAATGATGATTTCTGCTTTCTGTGGACATGATTTAATGAAAAGAGCATACGAAGAAGCAATCAAAGAAGGATATAAATTCTATTCTTACGGAGATGCAATGTTAATTCTTTAATTAGAATTTATCTTATAAAGAGAACCCGACAAGTTTTAAAACCTGTCGGGTTTTCTGTTTTTTAATAGTTTTGTTCCAAGTTCGTTATGAAATATTAAATGCAAAGCTTCGCGAACTTAGCGTTTGTAAACGTTAAACTAGATAAAAGTCCTTTGCTCCCGATAGCTATCGGGATTGCGGTTAAATCTCCAAAGCATATCAACGCAAAACTTAAAACATGAAACAAAACAAACAAAATTTGTTATTTTAGCAGACAAAACAAAAACACGATGACTTTTCAAAATACACGCGAATTTGCACGAGAGCTTGATTCGCAAGACACATTAAATCATTATCAGGATCAATTTATTTTTCCAAAAGTAAATGACAAACGAGTTATTTATTTTACAGGGAATTCTCTTGGATTACAGCCAAAACGTACAAAAGCTTACATAGATGAAGTAATGAACGATTGGGCAGATCTTGCAGTCGAAGGGCATTTTTATGCGAATAAACCATGGTGGGATTATCAGGAAAGATTTGCAGAACCATTGAGTAAAATTGTTGGTGCCTTGCCATCAGAAGTTACGGTAATGAATACTTTGACCGTAAATCTTCACTTATTGATGGTTTCTTTTTATCAGCCAAAAGGGAAACGTTATAAAATTATCTGTGAAGAAAAAGCATTTCCTTCAGACCAATATATGTTTCAGAGTCAGGTTCATTTTCACGGTTATAAAACAGAAGATGCAATTGTAGAAATTAAACGTCGTGAAGGAGAACATAATATTCGCCTTGAAGATGTTCTGGCAAAAATTGAAGAAGTTGGTGATGAGCTGGCTTTAGTTTTAATTGGTGGAGTAAACTATTATACCGGACAAGTTTTCGATATTAAAACAATTACTGAAGCAGGACAAAAAGCCGGAGCAAAAGTAGGTTGGGATTTGGCACACGCTGCCGGAAACATCAAACTAGAACTTCATGATTGGAATGTAGATTTTGCTGCTTGGTGTAGTTATAAATATATGAATTCAGGACCAGGAAATGCTTCTGGCTGTTTCGTTCACGAAAAACACCATAATAATCCTGACTTACCAAGATTTGCAGGTTGGTGGGGACACAATAAAGAACGCCGTTTTAAAATGGAACCTAATTTTGATCCCGTTCACGGAGCAGATGGCTGGCAGATTAGTAATTTACCGGTTCTTTCTTTAGCGCCGTATTTAGCCTCAGTAGAAATGTTTGCAGAAGTTGGAATGGATGCTTTGATCAAAAAAAGAGATCATATTACTTCATACTTAGAATTCATATTACACGAAATCGATAAAGAAGTAAAAGGTAATTTCGAAATTATCACACCTTCAAATCCAATAGAAAGAGCGTCTCAATTGTCTGTTTTTTTACACGGAGAAGGAAGAAGTTTATTCGAATACTTAATGAAAAACGGAGTTATTACAGATTGGCGTGAACCAAATGTAATTCGTTTAGCACCAGTTCCTCTTTATTGCTCTTATGAAGATATGTTTGATTTTGGACAAATTCTGAAAAAAGGAATTTTAGGGAAGTAAGTTAGAGCAATTTCTCGCAAAGTCGCAGAGTCGCAAAGTGTTTTAAGGCAGTGCCTAAGTGCTGTTTGTCATTTCGACGAAGGAGAAATCACACACGAAATTCCGTACCTAGAATCGCCAATCTTTGTCGATTTTCTAGTGTGATTTCTCCTTCGTCGAAATGACATAAAATGAGGAAAAACTTTGCGACTTTGCGGCTTTGCGAGATTTTTTATGCGGATAAAAGAAAAATCTGCTTAATCTGCAAAATCTGCGAGAACAAAAAAACGTCTCATCCACGTCCCAATTCATTACAATCTTTAAATTCTGTAACCATTTGATAAAATCATGTAACTTCATCAAAAGAGATCTCCTTTACTTTGTAGTGTAATAATTTTAAAAACTACAATCATGAAAGCCTTATATATTTTATTCGCCGCTTTATCAATTGTTTCCTGTCAAAACCAAGGACAAGGAAAAGAGGATATCAATAAAGCAAAACAAGCTAGCATTGATTCAATGAAAGTCGAAATAAATAGACAGAGAGTTATTGATTCGATGCGAACAGAGATGGCCAATTTGAGAGAGGAAAGAAGTCAAGAAAAAAGAATTGAGTCTCAAAAAGTTGTAGTAGTACACCAACAAGCTGATGGAACTGCAACAACAACTACAACCAAAAAGAAAGGTTGG is a window encoding:
- the queA gene encoding tRNA preQ1(34) S-adenosylmethionine ribosyltransferase-isomerase QueA produces the protein MKLSHFQFNLPKELLAEFPAENRDESRLMVIDRQKQTIEHKMFKDVINYFDDGDVLILNNTKVFPARLYGNKEKTGARIEVFLLRELNSEQRLWDVLVDPARKIRIGNKLYFGDDDSLVAEVIDNTTSRGRTLRFLYDGSYEEFRNKLTELGETPIPKYINREVTAEDAERYQTIYAKEEGAVAAPTAGLHFSKHLLKKLEIKGVNFAEVTLHVGLGTFNPVEVEDLSKHKMDSEELIINQEACDIVNAAKASRKRICAVGTTSMRAIESSVSSQNTLNPYEGWTNKFIFPPHDFSIANCMITNFHTPKSTLLMMISAFCGHDLMKRAYEEAIKEGYKFYSYGDAMLIL
- a CDS encoding YMGG-like glycine zipper-containing protein, whose product is MKALYILFAALSIVSCQNQGQGKEDINKAKQASIDSMKVEINRQRVIDSMRTEMANLREERSQEKRIESQKVVVVHQQADGTATTTTTKKKGWSNTAKGAVIGAGVGAVTGAVISKKKGEGAIIGGLAGAAVGTGTGAILDGSKKKKE
- the kynU gene encoding kynureninase, producing MTFQNTREFARELDSQDTLNHYQDQFIFPKVNDKRVIYFTGNSLGLQPKRTKAYIDEVMNDWADLAVEGHFYANKPWWDYQERFAEPLSKIVGALPSEVTVMNTLTVNLHLLMVSFYQPKGKRYKIICEEKAFPSDQYMFQSQVHFHGYKTEDAIVEIKRREGEHNIRLEDVLAKIEEVGDELALVLIGGVNYYTGQVFDIKTITEAGQKAGAKVGWDLAHAAGNIKLELHDWNVDFAAWCSYKYMNSGPGNASGCFVHEKHHNNPDLPRFAGWWGHNKERRFKMEPNFDPVHGADGWQISNLPVLSLAPYLASVEMFAEVGMDALIKKRDHITSYLEFILHEIDKEVKGNFEIITPSNPIERASQLSVFLHGEGRSLFEYLMKNGVITDWREPNVIRLAPVPLYCSYEDMFDFGQILKKGILGK